ttccttttcttcgagCTTTCGCTCATGCAACAATCGTAATTGCTTATGATCCCTCACTATTCTACTATCGTTATTAATGGAATATTCTATTTTGAACTAATTTCCAATGCTCTAACACTCTATCACTTGAACATTTACTTTCTTGTTCTTGTGGCGATGTGCGGCACTGTGTACATACTAAAATGAGAAACTAAATCGATAGGAACCACATCGAATCTTATCCGTTCGTAGTAGGAGTATCGGCAGCATTCGTGTAGTGTTCGCTAATCTAAACGGTGTTggcacaaaaaccgaaaaatctTCAAGCTTCACTGTAGCAATTTCATTGCTCATGAACGGTTATACTTTCACACACGCCCTCCGTGTTCTCTCTCGTTAACTTTTTCTACAGGATTGCTCCTTTTCGTATACTAGCATACACAAGTTTTGGGGTTTGTGGTACGCCCTATAAAAATAAGTTATCACAGAGTAAATGTATCCTTACCGGGGAGGGTGTCCAAAGATGGGTGAaggttgttattttttttgttcgcgaACCAAGCCAATCAAGCTAACCGTTCTGTATTCAATCTGTTCTTTAAACCgtgttcggttccgttccctTGCACCAAATACTGAACGATTGGGGAAGTCTTGAGGTGGCGACACCCAAAGTGCTGCTTCTCTTAAATACTGACAACTGAATgattgctgctgatgctgctgatgttggtgCCATATGCTCGCGATGAGTACCGTATCAGGCTTGGAAGGCGAAGCGCGAACCAGTTTTGAGATTGCAAGAGAGCTGTGCGAATGGAGGGGTGGGTGTTGGTGTTGTAGCGAAACACCGCCGCGTTCGTCAGTTGATCGTGGGATGAAAGATGAATACCGCACAGTATTCTGTTGCGAACAAAATGCATGCATCGGATCGGCgccggaatcggatcggatcggagcatCCCGTCCAGCCCTCGCTTCAGACGTTCACTTTCGTCGCTAGGTAGAGCAGATGGATGCAGGTGCACGAGAGCGACACGATGTTGAGGATCGCCGTGGTCATGTGGAtttggcgaaactttttgTGCGTCGCCTTATAGTGGTCGGAGCGTACGAGCTGCTCGCTCGATCCGCCCTCGTACTGGCCAACCTCCTGCCCGATGCTGGCCTTCGCCTCGATGCGATGCTTTTCGTGCATCAGACGCAGCATGGGTGGTGCAAGGTAGAGGCGAACAATGAGCTCAAGAGCCGCCGTTAGGGCGAGCACTATGATCTGCAGCAGATCGGCCGGTTCCCAGTAAGCGAGTGGGCGGTGGGCCAGCTCCGGTCGATGGTTTCGTCGCAGCTCAACGAAACTGATAAGGCTGATTGTGCTGAGCCCGGTCCCGAGTGCGAAGTACTTTGGGAAGAGCACCTCCTGGATCAGCCCGAACGTGTGTCGCGGTAGCGAGAAGTACAAAGCCAAGCCTACACGAGcggaacagaaagaaagagagggagcGTTAGGTCCCGCGGCGTTCGGAGCGGAGCTAGTGAAAGAGGACTTACCCGATACGAACGTCATCCAGATTTGCGCACCGAAGTGTATCGTGAACGAGCCGAGATAGGCGAGCTGCGTGAACAGTTGGCTAGCCACATTCGGCTTCCCGTCCGCGTCGACGATTGTGCGGTGCGCCCCACCGGCCGCTCCGTCCGATCCGAGCAGGTTCGGCCAGAGCGCCACGAGGACCAGCGACGTCACGATGGTCGTTATCGCGTGGCTCGGTTGCGTTGTGCTGGTCAATATTCTGTAAtcgcaccgggaaccgggagaaCGAGAACGACACCGTTACAAACACTGCGGGGCACGCGGGGAACACTAGCATAGCGGTAAACCGCGTTGCTCTTACCTGTACGCCGTGCTTTGCTGGAACCGTTGCGCTCGATCGCGGATGGCTATCAGCAGTTGGCGCGTGACGCGGGTCGCCCGCCCAAGGATGTCCTGGTGCAGCTCCAGATGCTCCGGCGGCACTGCCGAGAcctcttcggcttcggctcgggTGCAGTCCGCCCCGGGTTTCGTGGACAGCTTGGATTCTCCCTGCCGGTCCGGTGCCAGCGCCGGCGACGTCGATACTACGGAGCGAATGCAGCACATCATACACACTGGTGCTTCGGTGGTCCCTTGTCGAAACGGAACAGCGCGGGTTCGATTAACTCGCTCACTCGCGTCACGGATCGATCGGAGAGCTGCTGCTACGTATCACTGCCGGTGCTGTGCGCCGAATGAGTCCCTTCCGCTCGGGCAGCCATCGTATATATAAGACTTTATTTTCGATCCACCCTttcgccgcccgccggggCGCCACCCCCAGCGCCACCGTGCGTAGGcggctttgtgtgtgtgcgccggccTCCACGGATCCTGTGACAGTGGTGGTAGGCGCTGTACAGTGCTTCGTCACGTGCTTCGAGCTCGCTtatcgacggcggcggacccGGCGACCCCCATGACGCAGCGTGATGAAACAGTGGACATCGGTCTCGCAACTCCATCCTGCGTCCCGTCGGCATATTGCCATAAATGGTACCCAGTGTGCCgtttgatttttatgctccagtCGCGCGCGTGTCACACACATACGCCCAACTCCGACCGCGGCGACTTTTGCGTCTGCCGATGccgatagtgtgtgtgtgcgtgtgtttgtcgCGGTCGGCGCACGTGCGCGCGTGTAAACTATCGCGGGAATTTCTCCGTGACGTCGTCGTGGCGGCGGATTTTCGGGCGGGAAATTACCTTTATTTTTAGCCCAGGGCATTGCCATTTTGGCAAAGCAGTGGGCTTTCGGGAGGGAGTGAATGAACTAACGCGTTTCTGGAATTAGTGGGTTTTTACCACGAGCATCATCATAATCTGCATCTTCAGAGGTGAGGTTCGCATGAGGTGGCATCGCCTCGTTATCGGACGGGAAGAACGGGGGCACAATTGAATAAGCTAGTCTCGTCAATTGGGCGCTGGTTCTATAGTTTGTGTTTCCTCTGTCGGTTCTACAAAACGTTACGCGTTCTGTGACCCAGTAAACCCAGGAGAGAGCGGAGGGACCACCGAGAGGTGTTTAGACACGTATAGGATCTGGTGGCCGGGTCTTAACGGATAAAttgccatcgccgccgccgacgttgCAAATATGCGTACGCGTATATGTGCGAAATGTGCGGTCTACGAGCGTGTGGTCTACGTGACTAACCGCAAGTCCGCCACGAAACCGCGAACAACACGCGATCGTGTGCCGACGTGTGTaggagagtgagagagaaatgATGAGGgagcgggagagagacagagagccaGACCcataaaaaaaggatgatACCCCCAAAAGAAGGCCGCTGTTTCCTGGCGCGCACCGCAATGGGCAACCCTTCGTCTCGCACGGCGGGCAGGCCTGCGCTCACCGGTTTTTCGAATGATATTAATTTGTCACTAATTAAATGATAATTCATGATAATTTATTCGAATGATATTAACGCTCTGAAAAGATAGTGGAAAACCTTAGCAACTAACTGCACACTGTTGTCACTATGGGAGCCTTTCAGGGTTCAGAACAGTTGAATTTCCCCCCCGCCAAACATTACTGCCAAACGACGCGGTGTTGTCAGTGAGTACTTTCTGCAGTCCTCAGGCGTACACATACACTTGTTATATGTTTTCAATGCAGGTGAAATCTCGTGGCATCGATGATATGGACGTCACTCACTATCTTCCTGGTCGACGCGCCACCGTTGATTACTTTTGCCTTGGGCTGGGTACTACCCGTTTCACTAACATGACCCAAACCACAATGTCTTTTCTCATTTGCTTTTTCATTGTGGGTTACGGTTCACCCCCACATGGATAATGAAATAcaattttgaattattttgttGAATGTAAGAGATGCTATGAAATACGAGGatggaaaaaaattaaatcaaacaactaaaaacaaaGTTAAAACATCAGACAAGTTATATTAATAATATTTCGCTTATGTTTCGAGATCACTACTATGCGTAACATATTTGAGTCATACAAATTCAGTACACCCGAAATTGCTTTGGTGTTctaaaactttaaattaagTTCTGCGTTGTTGAACAGTTTCGACCTcgattaaaacgaaacatcacTGTTAACTGTTTTCAAAAGGATGCATATGATCAAACActaatgcatttttttttttaattttcttgttGATAGAATTGTTTACTTACCTAAGCAGATTTTGTTGAACTACTTTGTGTTTACTTTGACCTTTGCTTCCTTATGCTGATTGGGCGCGCTTATAGGAGAAAGGTTCAATTCCTCAAATATGTAGCATAGCCCCTCACCAAAGAGCGCCTCACCAGTCCAAGAGCACTTTTTCCCAGAATAAAGATGGTGTTAAAACGGGGCCGATAGGGAAAAGTCGTTGTGCTTTTCAAATTGACCGTTCTTTGGGTGGGGAAACTGTTTGAGAACACGGGGATTTCTCACTGGGGAACTGGAATTTCTTATGCCCAGCAGTTTTGATAAGTTGAACGCGATCCTTATTTTAGTGTAGCTTAGATTGTTCGAATGTCAGCAAGATTGTGCCTCATTTTCGTCGAATAGGCTTGCAATTCTACCCCGTTGATAGTAGCCGTCGGTAACGCTCGTTGTTGTCACGCAGCTTGCCATAGATTCCACTCCCGCCCCCCCGGGCCCTCAACAACCAATACAAATTGGGTCGGGTGTCCGGCGTGACCCAGGGGGTTTGGCGTGGTTCCAAAAaacccgcccgtaaaaacccGAAAgcaacataattttaaaactatCTCTTGCGCAGCCCAAGACCGCTTGGCGGGGGTTCCGGAAAAAGTAGCAGAAGACAAAGAAGTGGTCTCGTGATTTCTTTGTAGTTTTTACTGCCTCCATTCATATTTATATTATCATTTGACGTTCACTTCGTCGGCAGGTTTACGGCTAGGTTTGGAGGTTTCTGTCCAAAAAACCAGTGTCTTGTCATGCGTCTTAATCATACGTTGCTTCCCCTTAATTCCGCAACGTGGATGATCCCGAGCCACACTCCGCGATAAAAGGCTCTGAAGCGAGAAAGGGTGGTGTCGCCATCAACTGTTTGTTGTCATTGATTCGCAAACCCTCTCTGTCACTCTGATACCATTGGCGGTCCCGCCAGACCCGTTTCCAGACCCGTAAGCATCTCCTCGTCCTGTGCTATAAAAGCTTAATATACTTTACATTTGACACACTAAGCAACATTCGCAACAAAGGTACTAAAGTAACCTTCGAGCGTGACGTGTGACGGTTGGTGATACCTAAAACCTCAAACAaactctttttttcttcttcgagcAACTGCCGTTGCGCTTCTTTTCAGCTGATGTGTGAGATTGGTTTCACCGCTTGACACGCGCTCCACTCCACCACTACAAACGCGTGGGAACGCGCGATAGTGAACACATGGGCGCTGGGCTGCGGCAGCAGGGTGTTGCTGCTTGCAGCAGGTGGCAACAGACGCTGCAACATGCGACCTTCCACGCCGGTGCCGCAAACTCGCTCGCCCCCTCTCGAATTTATGCTCCCGGGTTGTGGGctcggtcggtcagtcggcGGTTTGTGGGCGATAGCCGAGAGTGAAGCTTAAGAACTTCCGCCAACTAATGTCCGGCCAGGGCGCCACTGACTGCGCGTCGGTTATAGTCCCGCCCGGGCGATGGATTAAGATAGCTTGGCGCGGACCGCTGTATCGACTTCGCACTtcgtccggtgtccggttcgAGAGTTCGGTCGCGGGGTACGATGAGTTGGCCAATCGCCATCGCTTATCAACAAAACAAGCGTCATGATGATGCATCAGCGCGTGCCAGGTGTTGTTGCGGCCGTTGTTCATTGTGCTACATGCATTTTCGTCAGTGTCGACGGGTCAATCTCCACAGTCAAACTGGCGCACACACTCAATCAGATCGGCAGTCGACTCGAAAGGAGGAAAGTCAATTTAAAGCTCCTTACATATGGCGCACAGCAGTTTTTCTAGCTATACTTCGGAAGGGCTAACTAGGGCATCTTGGGAATAATATTTGCTGTTGGAGTTGGAGTTATTCAGGACTCTGAAGTGGAGACAGAAGGTTCTCTACCGCGAACCGGTGGGGGGAGTCTCTCTTgcagaccgctcggcggtggtTGCCGGATAATGACGATAAATCCTGCTTGCTTATCGCCCTTAACTGGTCGCATCAAAATTGCTTTAATTTGGTGGCTGACTGATGGTTTATATCGCGTCTTCGCGTCAGTTTGTACTGGGTGTGGTGGTTGGCCatgatgatctacggacgagccgaAAATACGGCTAAAAACTTCCTTATTAAAAGTCAACAACTATCAACTGTGTTTTGGCCGAAAATTTTTCTCTCAACTGACCATTTTTCCTCTTCGACATTGCAGGTGTACGTGGCCTTGTTCAAGCCGTTGCGTGTGTCACGCCACCAGTTCAAGAAGGTGCTGAACTGCATGAAGATCGTGCGGGCGCTCAAGTTCCAGGAAATCTATGTGCAGGAAAAAGTTACCAAAGTTGATAGTTTGTCACTTGTGCTGTCGGGAAAGTAAGTAATCGGCGCGTGGCGAATGCCCGACAAACCCCCACATTAGCGGCTCGCTGTGGCTGTGTCCTGCTCTTCTCCTGCATGGCGATGGAAGTCCGGCCGGGACGGCCGGAAAACGCATCACGTATCACGAAGCGTACATCGTACGGCGCGTACATCAACTGCACGGCATGATTGGCACCCTCGCCTCAAACAGCAGACCGCCCACCTTCTCGTGCCGCGCCCCCCTGCGCGTactccgtttccgttttccgttgcaCAATAATCATTTTGCATTGCTCAAAAAGAAAACGCGCTTTCCTTCGATCAACGATATGCAGAACCTTTGACCGGTTCGCTGCCTGTCCTGCGTGGACACTGTAATGAAGTAGCTGGCGACTTAGCGTTATAGTTGAATACTATGGCGCACAGTTTTGGAATCGTTTGGTTCGCGGCACATTGCGCGACAAAAAAGGCACCGACTCGACACACGCCACTCCGtcattggttttttttgtaggtTTAGTATGCTGTGTACGCACCTGTGATACACCCTTTGAAACGCCCGAATGTTGAGGCTCCCCAGCAGGACCCTACCGAGTGGCTTGGTCGAGGCCGAGTGGCTTCTTTGTCATATGGTGTGCCGGCAAACTAGTCAGCATCTTGATTGTGCGAAAATGCTCTCTTATGCACCGCCCGTGCTATACACTACGCATCTCATGCTACCGTGTAACGTAAAGCAACGCATCGCAAGAGTCTTCGCGCGTGTGTTTCATTGCCTTCGCCAGCCTTCGCAATACCTCTAGAGACGGTGGAAAGGGCAGAAACTACTGCGCCCTCTTAGAACACATAATTAACAACATAAACTGCCCGACAACCTCTCTCTCGATGTCGTCGTATACGCACTGTCATTTTACGGAGCTTTTTTGATACATAATTTAAGAGAGACAGCGATCACCATGCAGTTGTGTTCGTAGGGGCGTAGGCtgctgtttatgtttttcattaCCAACGTCGGTACGTGTTCTAAGAGGTAGTAATGTCGGTCGTTTCCACCGCCTTTTGATTATACCCAACCCAGCTACCGGCCAAGTGAGCAAGCATTGTTTTTATatctttgtttttaattaattctatcgatttcatttccattGTGCAGATTAGTAGTTTCACAGAATCAAAAAGCGCTTCATATAGTATTTCCCCATCAGTTTCTCGATTCACCCGAATGGTTCGGTGTCTCAACCGACGATTTTTTTCAGGTATAGACCTTTTTCTGTTCTCTATTTGCGTCCGCTAGCCGATAAGAGCGATCTTCTAATGCGCTGTAACCGCGGACCCGCCTGTGCCTTCCCTACCCGCCACTACCCGGCATCCGTCTTCCCCCGGCTGAATCCCACCTTCCCACACACCTATCCGCTCGCCCGCCTGGCTGGGATTCTCTGGTTATTCTCATCCTTTTAGGTGTCCATCATGGCGATGGAGGAATCGCGCGTCCTGATCTGGCATCGTGACAAGTTGAAGCTGTCGATCATGGCGGAACCGTTCCTGCAGACCGTGTTCGACCACATCCTCAGCAGGGACGTAGTCAAAAAGCTAATACAGGTCACCCAAGTGAGTACAGAACACTATAGACAGAGGCGAGCGTTGGCAACCTCTGCGAAAGCATTTAGCCACTGAAAGCACGCCCGGCTCGCCTCGAACCACCCGTAGGTCAGTGAAACGATGGCCCAGAGCAACGATTGCATCTCGTCCGGCGATGGAGACGACTCGGAGGACAAACCGATGCTAGTGATAAAAAGCAAGATGTCCGACAACGGAGGTCACGGCATTACCGCCCTCATAAATCGTCAACTACAAGGTAAGTTACGTTGGGGGGGGGTTTTAGGTGTGCACTAGGGTAGACTACtagcgtgtgtttgtgtatgtgtgttcgtgtgtttgTATGATGTACGTAGGAACCATTGGCACGACAGAAGAGTGTGCGACGGTGCTGCGACGAACTTTATGCCAATGTCATCCGCGCTTCGCTGATAGGTGCATCATTGCCACCAATTGTTCATCATTGTCGTTTGCTTTATCTTTTGTTCTATATTGTGCATGCCCGACCTGCTTATGCTAGCCAAATGTGTGTTTCGCTAAGTGGGTTGGTGTTTTGGCTTGTTACAGAGGACCGCGAGCCAGGCTCATATTTATAGCGAACGTAGCACTTACTCCGTTTGTGCACCCAATTGAttccaaaattaaaacatacaGATTTTTTCCTCCAATGTCCCGAGGCTCCTACAAAAAACTAATTGCAGACCACAAAAAAGAGAGATTATACTAAATCGTTGTAAGGTGCATCACGTTGGTTAACCGTTTTTTCTAGCCAAACCAAAAATTTGGTTTTCGTTCTACTTTCACGTTACTGCTTATGCGAGATCTCTATGTTTTGTACCTTTCAAAGGTGCTTATATGTTGTACAATGAAATGGATGACAATTGGatggaaatgtttgaaattgtGACACCCAGCGGGAGACATGTTTAACTTACGTTTTGTTAATCATTTCGCTCTATTATTCTGCTATTTTCATttcggattttgtttttcaatttatatGCATTTTAAAATACTGATACGCGaaaagttccttttttccagTCAGACCAACTTGGTTATGGTTTTTGATGTACGATTTAAACTCCATGGTCCTTGATTACGAATCCAAATATTTCTTCTGCTAGTTACGACCAAATCCGTTcttcaaagaaaataattcTTCTTGGAAAAACTATGTATAAAATTCGGCATTGCTGTAGAAGGCTTATTACGAACGTAAAATACAAACGAACGTATGCTTCGTCAATTCTCTTGCAAAAACTAAGGAACTCTGGTGTGAAAAAGGTTGTGGGAAAAATGAATAACATAAACTAATTATAATGGTGTAAAATGTGAAATTAACTGAATGTTACAGAATTGTAGTGTATGGTGTATTTAAAAATCTCTACCATCGCAAAGCCTGTGATTTGacacgtttttatttcttgcGATAGTTTAAACAAAATGGCTAAACAGAGCTAAACAGAGCTAAACATTGTAGGCTAATTATTTCTTGAATAAGCTCAGTTTCAAATGTCGACCACTCTTGGGGGGATGCATTTTATATGCAGCAAAGTGAATGTAATTACAAAAACTGTAACATTCTAGAAAGCGGACAAAAATATTCAGTTGCTTTAATGCGTTACATTTTAGTTCACTCGTTGCTTatgattgttttcgtttatttttgtttttatggtttgtttaatattttatttgttttttattttttagatGAACATTTTCCCCTACTGTCGACCGCGCCGCGCAATCCATTGCTTACGATCGATATGCAAAAGTTGCACGTACCTCCCGGCCATATATGCAGCACTTGGCGCTGCGACGAAGCACTCCATTCTGCTGAGCCTCTGCAACGGTTGATGGGGCGCGGTTCCGAAGCTCTCTAGAGCGGACGATGCTTGCGGTGGACGGTTGGCCGAAAAGCTATTGACAGAATTGCGCGTGTTCGAACGATTGcgagattttattttaagaCTAAAAAGCGTCGACGGTTAACAAATATGCGATATCCCAAATATTATCTCTACCAACCAAACATCACGGAACAACGACGCACTCAAAGATGTCGATAGACAACTTATATTCCTTTTGCTTACCAGTTGCGAGATAATTCATTGCCATGTTACTAATAATTATGCTTAGGTTTAGTATGATAAGTGATTGAGTGATTGACAATTGACTAAATATTTTCTAAATTCTAAAAAAACATACAGTAGTTGTTGCAATAGAGTGGGGGTTTTTCATAAAAGACTACAGTTGGGctcaacaaaaccaaaacagttTTGATGAACATCCCATCCTTTTTATACCGATGCCGATCTGCTGTATTGTCTGTAGATCGTCGACATACCCTAGCTTTGGTGCTCAGAATattgactttttttttttttgtttctttcttcttttataTTTAAAGTTTTTGACAAAAACCCTTGTTTAAACACCATAGCCTACCGTACCGTAGTGATGCGTCATGTCATTCCAAATTATAGTTTCAAATTTTAGTTtccgttttatattttttttttttcgtttctacCCTTTCCCTGAACCCAGCGTTCCACCGTTTCTTTGTGCTTATATGCCTACctatgttgatttgtttttcatgaGTAATAATTGATTCTGTGTCGCTGCTGCTATGAATGTTGTTACCACTATTGTCGCTATTACTTTTACTCTTCATACTTTTACCGTTGCTATTACTGCTACAAAAGCCCTTCCCCGGATCTCGAAGTATTATTACTGCGGTAAGTTTAGAAATACGTAGTTCCATCCGCAACACTCCTCCCCCACCGGCGCCCCCTCAAATCCTTTTTgctgatttttttatgttagcTCGTTAACAGCGGGGGTGTAGTCAGCGAAAATGATTGTTTAAAACAAGTCAACGAACTCACCGCTAAAGAGCTATTAAGGAACTGCACtttatatttattatattttattcacaTCAAATTGGAAACCATTCAGCCCATCACGTGCGCGTCAGATCGTCTATTAGTTCCACTGCACACGGTTAGGTTAAAAACAAGACAACAACGAAGAAACCAACAATCTCCTCACTATTTATTTTAAGAAGATCGAATAGCAGGCTAGGGTCGATCATCATCGAAAACCGAGCGACGCAGAGGTTAAGTTGCAAATCTACAGCACCTGTTGGTCTATTTTAGGctgccatttattttccaaccaaTTATCTAAATGCGAGCCTCCCAGCTGTGCAATgctaaattttttttctcgcgtACAAGAGAAAACACACCACTCAATATTAAGGAAAAGGATACTGTATGACCAATAACAATTCGCGCGTTGTTCTATAGTGCGGGTAAAACTGTTTTGATTTAACTTTCAAATTAACTGAAAGCGGAAATGTCACGTTGTTTTGTATTTCAAAGGTGCCGAGTGCTGCAGATAAATGCTTAACTCAACGATGGCGTTTGAACTATATAAATGTGTATCGTTCAAATTATATTCTTACCAATATCAACTCATTTGTGTAACTAGTCCATAGCGGTGGAATCCTATTTCCACGGGGGGTACCTTGAATTTACAgtaacattttgttttaataaaacgaaacgtATATACATATATTTTAACAAGCGTTCAGTAGTTAGCAAATGTGTTCTTGTTTTAGAATGTGCCTTACCGAAACTCTGGTTTCGTGTGTACTACAGATGTTTTGTATGCTTCTATGCTCTgctgagaaaaaaaaaccgaatgtGCCTTTCTCACAAGTTTTCTAGCTTAATTGATGTCGTCTTACTAGATGTTTGTTACCTAGAAGTTTCTAGTTTACACAAAAAGGTGATTTTTGCTACTTAAAGTTTCCGACGTACACGTTATCTCTTTGCTTGTATGTATTTCCCTGTTCGACCTGCCCTCAGCTAAATATGATTTATACATTtccaaaaataatcaacagAGCAGTGACAGATAAATGATCGCTTCTTGCTTCTACCTATTATTATTTGTCTGTTAGA
This window of the Anopheles cruzii chromosome X, idAnoCruzAS_RS32_06, whole genome shotgun sequence genome carries:
- the LOC128271447 gene encoding transmembrane protein 205, with translation MCCIRSVVSTSPALAPDRQGESKLSTKPGADCTRAEAEEVSAVPPEHLELHQDILGRATRVTRQLLIAIRDRAQRFQQSTAYRILTSTTQPSHAITTIVTSLVLVALWPNLLGSDGAAGGAHRTIVDADGKPNVASQLFTQLAYLGSFTIHFGAQIWMTFVSGLALYFSLPRHTFGLIQEVLFPKYFALGTGLSTISLISFVELRRNHRPELAHRPLAYWEPADLLQIIVLALTAALELIVRLYLAPPMLRLMHEKHRIEAKASIGQEVGQYEGGSSEQLVRSDHYKATHKKFRQIHMTTAILNIVSLSCTCIHLLYLATKVNV